A genomic stretch from Salmo salar unplaced genomic scaffold, Ssal_v3.1, whole genome shotgun sequence includes:
- the LOC106602113 gene encoding uncharacterized protein isoform X1, whose product MSTLDSQDIWKAVGAAVLGFISGVPGGYLLSSTMAAELGGLGPPPEDINKGESEADKGFITFLTLLIGMFLMLFLPMVVGGILCLAASMAIRKAGETEPDATEVAAVVTVVLMGTSAICGGVGFLLETAIGGLTDILTVYQYTVEMAVKVIFIVVSPFMAALAAGVSVQFGKGAVKLRAAAGIGTGILAALKSQSILGHWGTMGALFGPAAAAGVALSAALRRSSSSYGKAGRLGATLGAMCATWFGRWTLSYFTVWILIWIFLISLLSLVVVDPTRPVNQGERISDTMSAEEI is encoded by the coding sequence atatcTGGAAAGCTGTAGGTGCAGCGGTGCTGGGCTTCATCTCTGGAGTACCTGGAGGTTACCTACTATCCTCCACAATGGCAGCAGAACTAGGTGGCCTGGGGCCTCCACCAGAAGACATTAATAAGGGAGAATCAGAGGCAGACAAAGGGTTCATCACCTTCCTGACCCTCTTGATAGGAATGTTCCTGATGTTGTTTCTGCCCATGGTAGTAGGAGGAATACTGTGCCTTGCCGCCTCCATGGCAATCAGGAAGGCTGGGGAGACTGAGCCGGACGCTACGGAGGTGGCTGCAGTCGTAACAGTGGTCCTGATGGGGACCTCTGCTATATGCGGAGGTGTGGGATTCCTCTTGGAAACAGCCATTGGAGGACTGACTGACATCCTCACTGTGTACCAATACACTGTAGAAATGGCTGTGAAAGTCATCTTTATTGTCGTGTCTCCTTTCATGGCTGCGTTGGCTGCAGGGGTGTCTGTTCAGTTCGGTAAGGGAGCAGTCAAACTGAGGGCGGCAGCAGGCATAGGAACAGGGATACTGGCAGCCTTGAAGTCCCAGTCAATCCTGGGGCATTGGGGCACTATGGGGGCTCTGTTTGGCCCGGCGGCAGCTGCAGGGGTGGCTCTGTCTGCTGCTCTAAGACGCAGCAGTAGCAGCTATGGGAAGGCAGGGAGACTTGGGGCAACACTGGGGGCAATGTGTGCCACGTGGTTTGGGAGATGGACTCTGAGTTATTTCACGGTGTGGATTTTAATATGGATCTTTCTGATCTCACTTCTGTCCCTAGTCGTTGTGGATCCTACCAGACCAGTTAATCAAGGAGAAAGAATCTCAGATACAATGTCAGCAGAGGAGATATAG
- the LOC106602113 gene encoding uncharacterized protein isoform X2 has product MSTLDSQDIWKAVGAAVLGFISGVPGGYLLSSTMAAELGGLGPPPEDINKGESEADKGFITFLTLLIGMFLMLFLPMVVGGILCLAASMAIRKAGETEPDATEVAAVVTVVLMGTSAICGGVGFLLETAIGGLTDILTVYQYTVEMAVKVIFIVVSPFMAALAAGVSVQFDRRCGDVTTEPGSIPGCITTGHDWESHRAAHNWPSIVWGRPSL; this is encoded by the exons atatcTGGAAAGCTGTAGGTGCAGCGGTGCTGGGCTTCATCTCTGGAGTACCTGGAGGTTACCTACTATCCTCCACAATGGCAGCAGAACTAGGTGGCCTGGGGCCTCCACCAGAAGACATTAATAAGGGAGAATCAGAGGCAGACAAAGGGTTCATCACCTTCCTGACCCTCTTGATAGGAATGTTCCTGATGTTGTTTCTGCCCATGGTAGTAGGAGGAATACTGTGCCTTGCCGCCTCCATGGCAATCAGGAAGGCTGGGGAGACTGAGCCGGACGCTACGGAGGTGGCTGCAGTCGTAACAGTGGTCCTGATGGGGACCTCTGCTATATGCGGAGGTGTGGGATTCCTCTTGGAAACAGCCATTGGAGGACTGACTGACATCCTCACTGTGTACCAATACACTGTAGAAATGGCTGTGAAAGTCATCTTTATTGTCGTGTCTCCTTTCATGGCTGCGTTGGCTGCAGGGGTGTCTGTTCAGTTCG ACAGAAGATGTGGAGACGTCACTACAgaacctggttcgattccaggctgtatcacaaccggccatgattgggagtcccatagggcggcgcacaattggcccagcattgtctggggtaggccgtcattgtaa